TCTGGCGGAGGACGTCGTCGAAGAGGTCGCGGTGGTGGTGGAGTTCGACCCATTGCTCGAAGCGTTCGAGGGTGCTGTGATCGGGGCCCAGGTCGAAGAGGCGGTAGCCGCAGAAGTGTTTGACGACCAGGTTGTAGCGAATCTCGTGCTCCACCTGGCGCAGGGAGAGATCGAGCAGGTATTTGGCGATCAAGGCCCGCAGCAGTTGGGCGGAGGAATGGGTGGGATGGGCGCCCGGCCCGCTGTGGTGGTGATACCCGGCGACGACTGTCTCCAACGCCTTCCAGTCCAACACGCCTTCCACCTTGAGCAAGAACTCATCCTCCCGCAACACCTGGCTGTAAACCAGGTCGGACAGCCACAACAGCAACTCGGTGAAGTGGCTCAGAATTGCCAAACGGACAGAAATGGGTAGAATGTGCATGGGTAGCTCTTGTGCGGTGGAATGTTCTGTTGCCAAACTCCCTTTTCACACACAAGGCTACCCTTGAAGCCTTCTTCCCCGCAAACCCCGGTCATTCTGCAACACTCTTAGTAGGAGAGTGTTGCAGAATTCGGCCCGCGTCGAGGCGGCGGCGGGTGGGGAGGGCCGTCGCTGCTTCGTTATGGTAAGTTGGGGGTGGGGGAGGAAGGGAGGAGGGGCGGTTGAGGGCGAACGGAGGCGATGACTTCACCGTCACCCGCGCCATCCGACCGCCTCATCCTCGACCTGCGCGGCAACCCCGGCGGCCTCCTCGATGCCGGCGTCGACGTCGCCGCCCCCTTCCTCGACGGCGGCCTCATCCTTTCTGAACGCACCGCCGGCGGCGACCGCAAAGACTACACGGCCCCCGCTCGCGGCCAGGCAGCCGCAGCCCAGATCGCCATCCTCATCGACCACGGCACCGCCAGCGCCGCCGAAATCGTCGCCGGCGCCCTCCAAGACCGGGGCCGCGCCCGGCTGGTGGGCGAAACCAGCTACGGCAAAGGCTCGGTCCAGCGCGTCCACCGCCTCGCCGACGACAGCGCCATCCACGTCACCTACGCCCGTTGGTACACCCCCAACGGCCGCCAACTCGACGGCCACGGCCTGGCCCCCGACCTCCCCGCTCCCCCCCTCGATGGCCGCGACGCCCCCCTCGACGCCGCCATTGGCCTATTGATGGAAAAGTAGACAGGTAGACAAGGAAACAAGGCGAAACAATCAACAGTCAACAGTCAACAATCAACAGTCAACGATCACCTGCCACCTGCGATCCTTCGTTTCACTCAGAGCCTGCCCTGAGGAGAGCGAAGGGACAGGCTCTGCGACCTGCCACCTGCGACTCCCGCAATCTTCCCTCCCTCCCTCCCATGACCAACTCCAACCGCCTCCTCCAATTCATCGCCGCCGCCCTCGTCGTCCTCCTCATCGGCGGCCTCCTCTGCACCTGCGGCCTCGGCCTCGGCTTCGTCGCCGGCCGCTACGCCGCCAACGACCGCCCGGTCGCCGCCGCCGAATTGCCCAGCGCGCCGCTCGCGCCCGAGGAAACACCGCCCCCGGCCCAACCCCCGGCCCCTCGCTCCGCGACCCCCCGGCCCCCGGCCACCCTCCCCCCGCCCACGGCCGACGAGACCCCTGCCGAAGTCGAAAGCGAAAACTTCGGCGTCTTCTGGGAAGCGATGAACCTCCTGGATGACAACTTCGAAGGCGACGTCCCCAGCGGTGAAGCCATCACCCAGGCTGCCATCGACGGCATCAAAGAGTCGGCCCGCGGCTGCGAAGACGACGACGAAACCACCCCTGCCCCCCTCGTCATTGCACCTCGCCCCCCTCGCCAGGCCCCCGACAACTTCGACGACTTCTGGACCTTCGTCAACGACACCTACGCCGCCTGCGGCGCCGCCGTTCCAGCCGTCGACCAACTCCCCTTCGTCGCCTTCCAGGGCGTGGCCGACCGCCTGAACGACGACTACACCACCCTCCTCCCCCCGGCCCGGGCCGAACAATTCCGCATCGACCTCGACTCCAGCTTCGAGGGCATCGGCTCCACCGTCAACGAAGCCGAAGGCGGCGGCGTCCTCATCGTCCGTCCCTTCCCCGGCTCGCCCGCCGAAACCGCCGGCCTGGTCAGCGGCGACATCATCATCGCCGTCGATGGCCAGGACATCACCGGCCTCACCCTCGACGAAGCCATCCAACTCATCCGCGGCCCGGCCGGCAGCGACGTCCTCCTCAGCGTCCGCCGCCAGGGACAAGACCAGGCCCTTGAGATCACCGTCACCCGCGGCCGCATCGACATCCCCGTCCTCGAAGCCGAAACCACCGACCAGGGCATCCTCCACGTCAGCCTCTTCGACTTCAGCGCCCGCGGCGGCGCCGAACTGCGCCAAACCCTCGAACAGGCTATGAAAGACGGCGTCGAAGGCGTCATCCTCGACCTGCGCCGCAACCCCGGCGGCCGGCTCGACGTCGCCATCGACGTCGCCGGCATGTTCATCGCCGACGGCGTCATCGTGCGCGAAAAAGGCACCCGCAACGTCGAACACCCCGCCCCCGGCAACGCCATCCTCCCCGCCGACCTCCCCCTCGCCGTCCTCATCGACGGCGGCTCGGCCAGCGCCTCTGAGATCGTCGCCGGCGCCATCCAGGACTACAAACGCGGCCCCCTCATCGGTGAAACCACCTTTGGCAAAGGCTCGGTCCAAAGCCTCTTCGACCTCTCCGACGGCTCACTCCTGCGCGTCACCACCTCCCACTGGTTCACCCCCAACGACCGCCAGATCCAAGACCAGGGCCTCACCCCCGACATCGAAGTCCCCTTCGACGCCAACGCCGAAACCGACAACCAACTCCAGGCCGCCATCGACTACCTGCTGAAGAAGTAGACAAGGAAACAAGTAGACAAGGAAACAAGGCGAAACAGTCAACAATCAACAGTCAACAATCAACGAAGAACCTGCCACCTGCGACTTGCCACCTTCCACTTGCCACCTGCGACCTGCCACTCCCCCCTTCGCAATCCGCACTTCGCAATCCTCCCCCCATGCCCGCCAAACCCGCCGCCGCCGGCAAGACCATCGCCACCAACCGCAAGGCCCTGCACGACTACGAAGTCGTCGAGACCGTCGAAGCCGGCGTCGTCCTCACCGGAACCGAGATCAAATCCGTGCGCGCCGGCAAAGTCAGCCTGGTCGACGGCTTCGCCCTCCTGCGCGGCGGCGAAATCTGGCTCCTCAACGTCCACATCGCCCCCTACAGCTTTGGCGCCCGCGACAACCCCGAACCCAAACGCGACCGCAAACTCCTCCTCCATCGGGCCGAGATCGAACGCCTGGGCGCCAAAGTCGCTGAGCGTGGCTGGACCCTGGCCCCCCTGCGCCTCTACCTCAGCGGCAACCGAGCCAAGATCGAACTCGGCCTGGTGCGCGGCAAGAAACTCTACGACAAGCGCGAGGCCATCGCCCGCCGCGACGCCGACCGCGACCTACAACGCACCCTCAAGGAGTATCGGTAGCAAGTCGCAAGTCGCAAGTTCTTCGTTGATTGTTGATTGTTGATTGTTTCTCCCCCTCCCCCCCTCTCCCCGTCTCTGCGTCTCCCTCTCCCCCCCTCTCCCCAATTTGACTCCAACCCCTATCTTCCCTATACTTCCCCCCAAGTAAAGGTACTGTTGATCGAGAGAAGTGGGCGCCGCCCACTTTTTTCATTCCTAAGCCCCGACGCCACCCCGCCACCCCGCCGCCTCCCCGCCCCACCCCACCCACTTCCCGATGAACAAGCAGTTGTTGATGGCCATCAACCAGATTTGCGCCGAGCGCAACCTGCGCCCGCAAGTCGTCATCGAGGCCGTAGAACAAGCCCTGATCAGCGCCTACAAAAAGAACTTCGGCGGCGTAGGCAACGTCGAAGCCCGCCTCGACCCCGAAACCGGCGACATGCGCATCTTCGCCCGGCTCGAAGTCGTGGCCGAAGAGGAACTGACCGACCCCAAAACCCAGGTCACACCCGCACAGGCGGCGCAGATCGACCCCGCCCACGCCTCCCCCGGCGATGAAATCCTGATCGAACGCACCCCCGATGACTTCGGCCGCATCGCCGCCCAGACGGCCAAACAAGTCATCATGCAACGCATCCGCGAAGCCGAGCGCGACGCCGTCTTCGACGACTACGCCGACCGCGAAGGCGAACTGGTGCAGGGCATCGTCCGCAGCATCGACACCCCCACCGGCAACGTCGTCGTCTCCCTGGATGGCGGGCGCGCCGAAGCCATCCTCCTGCGCACCGACCAAATCCCCGGCGAGCGCCACCGCAACAACGCCCCCGTCACCGCCTACGTCTCCGAAGTCATCAAAGGCCCGCGCGGGGCCACTATCCATCTCAGCCGCACCCACCGCAACATGCTCCGGCGCCTATTGGAAAAAGAAGTGCCGGAAATCAAACAGGGCGTCGTCGAAATCAAAGGCATTGCCCGCGAAGCCGGCTCCCGCTCCAAAATCGCCGTCACCTCCACCCAGCCCGGCGTCGACCCTGTCGGCTCGTGCGTGGGCATGCGCGGCGTCCGCGTCCAGAACATCGTCAACGAACTGGCCGGCGAGAAAATCGACGTCGTCGAATGGAGCCAGGAACCCGAACGTTTCGTCGCCAACGCCCTTAGCCCCGCCCGCGTCTCCGACGTCCTCCTCTTCCACGAACACGACCGCACCGCCGTCGTCGTCGTCCCCGACAACCAACTCTCGCTCGCCATCGGCAAAGAAGGCCAGAACGCCCGCCTGGTGGCCAAACTCACCGGCTGGCGCATCGACATCAAAAACGAAAGCGAAGCCGCTGCCGAGGGCCTGAACGAAGTCGAACGCCAACGCCTGCGCGCCGAACGCAAAGACCGCGGCAGCAAAGACGACCTGCTCGAAACCGCCCGCCGTATGCTCAGCGACGGCGCCGACATCGACAGCGAAAAAATCGCCGCCGTCGAAGCCCAGATGCTCGAAGCCGCCCGCAGCGAAGCCGAACCGGCCTACGACGACCTCCTGACCACCGTCGTCCTGCCCGAAGAACAAACCCCGGCCCTCGAGGAACTCCTCGTCGTCGCCGCCGAAACCGCGCCCATCCTCCCCGAACTCCCCAGCCCCGAACCCACCCCGCCCCCGGCCCAAAGCGAAGAAGAGGACTTCCGCTCCCTCGCCGCCATACTGGCCACGGCCATGACCTCCTTCGACGACCAGTCCGACTCCGAATTCGAAGCCGAACGCAAAGCCTTCGCCCGGCTCTTTGGCGGCGAAGAAGAAGAGAGCGAGGCCGACAAAAAGCGGCGCAAGAAAGGCCGTGGGACCGAAGCGCGCGGCGCGCGTCCCCCGGCCAAAAGCAGCCCCGCTCGCCCCGCCCCCAAACCCTCCACCCGTCGCGGCAACGTCAGCTTCGACGATGACGAAGAATAAACCCCGGCCCGCCCCCACTTCCCCGCCGCCGGCGCCGCGCCGCCAACCGCAGCGCACCTGCATCATCTGCCGGCGCACCGGCGCCAAACGCGCCCTCCATCGCATCGTCCGCACCGCCAGCGGCCACGGCGTCCAACTCGACCCCAAAGGCAAACTCCCCGGTCGCGGCGCCTACCTCTGCGATGACCCCCGCTGCTGGCAGCGCGCCCTCGCCGGCGGCGCCCTCGATAAAGCCCTGAAGACCACCCTCACCGCCGACGAGCGCCAGGCCCTCACCACCTTCAGCGCCAGCCTGCCCCCCCAACCCCAGCTTCCCGCCGATCCACCCGACCCCCAGCCCCCCAGCCCATGGACACCGGAGCAGCTATGATAGCCTGAGTGCTGATCACACCAGTGCGGCGTCACCCGCCGTGCTGACTGCTCCCCAGGCGCCGCCTGCCACGCAGGCGCCGCTTGCCGCGCAGCGGCCGGGCCAAAACGTCGGGAGGCCCTCGCTCTCCCTGCCTCGATTCGAGCCGGAGGGCCAGTTCCCCCGCCCAAACCAAACTGCAAACGCCAAAGGGAGTTCAGACGATGATCAAGCACAACGACAAGCGCACACCCACACGGCCCTCGCCGCGCCCCGCCCTCTTGGCTGCACCGCCGCAGAACCGAAACCGCCCTCGCCCCTCCAGCCGCTCACGCAGCGGCGGCGGACGCCCCTCGACCCCGGCCCGCCGCGATGGCCCCGCCGCCCCCGACAGCAACGGCAAACAGGCCCCGGCCCCGCCTGCCCTGCCCGACCGCCCCACCCGCATCGAAATACCCGAGGTCATCTCGGTGCGCGACCTGGCCAAGGTCATGGGCGCCAACGCCATCGACATCATCAAGACCCTGATGAGCCTGGGCACGATGGCCAACATCAATGAACTGATCGACTTCGACGCCGCCGCCATCGTCGGCGAAGAACTGGGCATCGAAGTCGTCCGGGAGACAATCGCCGAGCCAGAAGTCGAAGCCGGCAGCGAAGGCCCCAAAACCCTGCGCGAGCGACTGCTCGAAATGGAGGAGGACCGCTCCAAACTGGCCCCCCGCCCGCCCGTCGTCACCATCCTCGGTCACGTCGACCACGGCAAGACCACCCTCCTCGACGTCATCCGCAACACCAACGTCGTCGCCCGCGAATCCGGCGGCATCACCCAGCACATCGGCGCCTACCAGGTGGAGATGGACGGGCGCAAGATCACCTTCCTCGACACCCCCGGCCACGCCGCCTTTACGGCCATGCGCGCCCGCGGCGCCCAGGCCACCGACATCGCCATCCTCGTCGTCGCCGCCGATGATGGCGTCATGCCGCAAACGCGCGAGGCCATCGCCCATGCCCGCGCCGCCCGCGTCCCCATCGTCGTCGCCGTCAACAAAGTCGACAAAGCCAACGCCAACATCGACCGCGTCAAACAGCAGCTGGCCGACCTGGGCCTGCAAGCCGACGACTGGGGCGGCGACACCACCGTCGTCCCCATCTCGGCCAAAAAGAAACTCAATATCGAAGAACTGCTCGAAAACGTCCTCCTCGTCGCCGATGTGATGGAACTCAAGGCCAACCCCGAAGGCGCCGCCATCGGCACCGTCATCGAAGCCAACCAGGACAAACACCTGGGCAACGTCGCCACTGTCCTGGTGCAGAAAGGCACCCTGCACGCCGGCGACCCGGTCGTCATCGGCCAGGACTGGGGCCACATCCGCGCCATGTTCGATGACGCCGGCCGAACGATCACCACCGCCCTCCCCGCCGCCCCCGTCCTCATCACCGGTCTCCAGGGTGTGCCAGCCCCCGGCGACATCTTCCAGGTGGTCGAAAACGACCGCCTGGCCCGCCAGATCGCCTCGGAGCGCAGCCAAAAAGCCCGCGCCACCACCCAGGAAACCAAGGTCACCCTCTCGCTCGATGACCTCTACCGCCAGATCCAGTCGGGCGACATCAAAGAACTCAACCTCATCATCAAAGTCGATGTGCAAGGCTCGCTGGAACCGATCGAGAACTCGCTCAAAGACCTCAGCAACGAAGAAGTCAAGGTGCGCATCCTCCATCAGGATGTCGGCGCCATCACCGACTCCGACATCATGCTGGCCGCCGCCAGCCGCGCCCTCGTCCTCGGCTTCCACACCACCATCGATGCCGCCGCCCGCCGCAATGCCGAGCAGAACGGCGTCGATATCCGCGTCTACAACGTCATCTACGAGATGGTCGATGACATCGCCAAGGCCCTCAAGGGCATGTTGGAGCCGGTCTATGAGGACCGTTTGATCGGCAAAGCCGAGGTGCGCGCCGTCTTCCAGATCAAAGGTCGCGGCAAGGTCCTGGGCTGTCTGGTGGTCGATGGCATCGTCAAGCGCGATGTCCCGGCCCGCGTCCTCCGCCAGGGCAAAGAAATCCACCGCGGCAAGATCACCTCGCTCAAACGCTACCAGGACGACGTCCCCGAAATGCGCGCCGGCTACGAATGCGGCCTCTCCATCGCCGATTTCGACACCCCCGCCGAGGGCGACATCGTCGAAGCCCTCGAACGCGTGCGGGTGAGATAGGTAGACAAGGAAACAGTCAACAATCAACAGTCAACAGTCAACGAAGAACCTGCGACCTGCGATCCTTCGTTTCACTCAGGACAAGCTCTGCCCCCTGCCCCCTGCCACTTCCCCATGCCCCGCCCCTACCGCAAAGAACGACTCGATGAACTCCTGCGCCGCGAGCTGGAAACCATCATCAGCTACGAGATGGAGGACCCGCGCCTGGAAAACATCACCGTCACCGATGTCGATGTCGCCGGCGACCTGCAAATGGTGCGCGTCTACATCGGCCTGCTCGACGGCAGCCAGGGCGAGC
The DNA window shown above is from Caldilineales bacterium and carries:
- the infB gene encoding translation initiation factor IF-2, yielding MIKHNDKRTPTRPSPRPALLAAPPQNRNRPRPSSRSRSGGGRPSTPARRDGPAAPDSNGKQAPAPPALPDRPTRIEIPEVISVRDLAKVMGANAIDIIKTLMSLGTMANINELIDFDAAAIVGEELGIEVVRETIAEPEVEAGSEGPKTLRERLLEMEEDRSKLAPRPPVVTILGHVDHGKTTLLDVIRNTNVVARESGGITQHIGAYQVEMDGRKITFLDTPGHAAFTAMRARGAQATDIAILVVAADDGVMPQTREAIAHARAARVPIVVAVNKVDKANANIDRVKQQLADLGLQADDWGGDTTVVPISAKKKLNIEELLENVLLVADVMELKANPEGAAIGTVIEANQDKHLGNVATVLVQKGTLHAGDPVVIGQDWGHIRAMFDDAGRTITTALPAAPVLITGLQGVPAPGDIFQVVENDRLARQIASERSQKARATTQETKVTLSLDDLYRQIQSGDIKELNLIIKVDVQGSLEPIENSLKDLSNEEVKVRILHQDVGAITDSDIMLAAASRALVLGFHTTIDAAARRNAEQNGVDIRVYNVIYEMVDDIAKALKGMLEPVYEDRLIGKAEVRAVFQIKGRGKVLGCLVVDGIVKRDVPARVLRQGKEIHRGKITSLKRYQDDVPEMRAGYECGLSIADFDTPAEGDIVEALERVRVR
- a CDS encoding YlxR family protein — protein: MTKNKPRPAPTSPPPAPRRQPQRTCIICRRTGAKRALHRIVRTASGHGVQLDPKGKLPGRGAYLCDDPRCWQRALAGGALDKALKTTLTADERQALTTFSASLPPQPQLPADPPDPQPPSPWTPEQL
- a CDS encoding transposase, with protein sequence MHILPISVRLAILSHFTELLLWLSDLVYSQVLREDEFLLKVEGVLDWKALETVVAGYHHHSGPGAHPTHSSAQLLRALIAKYLLDLSLRQVEHEIRYNLVVKHFCGYRLFDLGPDHSTLERFEQWVELHHHRDLFDDVLRQIDLAFPDDRQQAQIADTFALRTNAAPQSVIALLRQCAHYLLRTLAAIDLPAQAELLRQLDPDQHDALFGRQNELPEHRLDPEQRR
- the nusA gene encoding transcription termination factor NusA is translated as MNKQLLMAINQICAERNLRPQVVIEAVEQALISAYKKNFGGVGNVEARLDPETGDMRIFARLEVVAEEELTDPKTQVTPAQAAQIDPAHASPGDEILIERTPDDFGRIAAQTAKQVIMQRIREAERDAVFDDYADREGELVQGIVRSIDTPTGNVVVSLDGGRAEAILLRTDQIPGERHRNNAPVTAYVSEVIKGPRGATIHLSRTHRNMLRRLLEKEVPEIKQGVVEIKGIAREAGSRSKIAVTSTQPGVDPVGSCVGMRGVRVQNIVNELAGEKIDVVEWSQEPERFVANALSPARVSDVLLFHEHDRTAVVVVPDNQLSLAIGKEGQNARLVAKLTGWRIDIKNESEAAAEGLNEVERQRLRAERKDRGSKDDLLETARRMLSDGADIDSEKIAAVEAQMLEAARSEAEPAYDDLLTTVVLPEEQTPALEELLVVAAETAPILPELPSPEPTPPPAQSEEEDFRSLAAILATAMTSFDDQSDSEFEAERKAFARLFGGEEEESEADKKRRKKGRGTEARGARPPAKSSPARPAPKPSTRRGNVSFDDDEE
- the smpB gene encoding SsrA-binding protein SmpB; its protein translation is MPAKPAAAGKTIATNRKALHDYEVVETVEAGVVLTGTEIKSVRAGKVSLVDGFALLRGGEIWLLNVHIAPYSFGARDNPEPKRDRKLLLHRAEIERLGAKVAERGWTLAPLRLYLSGNRAKIELGLVRGKKLYDKREAIARRDADRDLQRTLKEYR
- a CDS encoding S41 family peptidase gives rise to the protein MTNSNRLLQFIAAALVVLLIGGLLCTCGLGLGFVAGRYAANDRPVAAAELPSAPLAPEETPPPAQPPAPRSATPRPPATLPPPTADETPAEVESENFGVFWEAMNLLDDNFEGDVPSGEAITQAAIDGIKESARGCEDDDETTPAPLVIAPRPPRQAPDNFDDFWTFVNDTYAACGAAVPAVDQLPFVAFQGVADRLNDDYTTLLPPARAEQFRIDLDSSFEGIGSTVNEAEGGGVLIVRPFPGSPAETAGLVSGDIIIAVDGQDITGLTLDEAIQLIRGPAGSDVLLSVRRQGQDQALEITVTRGRIDIPVLEAETTDQGILHVSLFDFSARGGAELRQTLEQAMKDGVEGVILDLRRNPGGRLDVAIDVAGMFIADGVIVREKGTRNVEHPAPGNAILPADLPLAVLIDGGSASASEIVAGAIQDYKRGPLIGETTFGKGSVQSLFDLSDGSLLRVTTSHWFTPNDRQIQDQGLTPDIEVPFDANAETDNQLQAAIDYLLKK